A genomic stretch from Sander vitreus isolate 19-12246 chromosome 17, sanVit1, whole genome shotgun sequence includes:
- the sdhaf4 gene encoding succinate dehydrogenase assembly factor 4, mitochondrial: MSLLRFRASASRLQSLVFTGCSRREASGAVKDKEPLKKAKTPQGRFDSPEEKSNPVLQKFPDDVNPVTKEKGGPRGPEPTRYGDWERKGRCVDF, from the exons ATGTCTCTCCTACGGTTCCGTGCTTCAGCCAGCAGACTCCAGAGTTTAGTCTTTacag GGTGTTCCCGGCGGGAAGCCAGCGGAGCGGTGAAGGACAAGGAGCCGCTGAAGAAAGCTAAAACCCCGCAGGGACGGTTTGACAGCCCCGAGGAGAAGAGCAACCCTGTTCTGCAAA AGTTCCCTGATGATGTGAACCCTGTAACCAAGGAGAAGGGGGGTCCTCGGGGTCCAGAGCCCACCCGCTACGGAGACTGGGAGAGAAAGGGCCGCTGTGTAGACTTCTAG